A window of the Brassica napus cultivar Da-Ae chromosome C5, Da-Ae, whole genome shotgun sequence genome harbors these coding sequences:
- the LOC106413829 gene encoding uncharacterized protein LOC106413829: protein MFYYPVYFNSHDVEVLKRTTGFPMLTKDKLRERNVFDTLRDDFVACFGQWNFEPADLNITEESSVHIWHGKEDKVVPFQLQRCILQKQPLINYHEIPQGGHLIVHYDGTCDAILRSLLLGEEHKMYKPVLDS from the exons ATGTTCTATTATCCAGTCTACTTCAACAGCCATGACGTGGAGGTTCTCAAGCGTACCACCGGCTTTCCCATGCTTACCAAG GATAAGCTACGCGAAAGAAATGTTTTCGATACGCTAAGAGACGATTTTGTGGCTTGTTTCGGGCAATGGAACTTCGAACCAGCGGATCTAAACATCACTGAAGAAAGCTCTGTCCACATCTGGCATGGGAAGGAAGACAAAGTCGTCCCGTTTCAACTTCAAAGATGCATTCTCCAGAAGCAGCCTTTGATCAACTACCACGAGATCCCTCAAGGCGGACATCTCATCGTCCACTACGACGGCACTTGCGACGCGATTCTACGCTCTCTATTGCTCGGTGAAGAACACAAAATGTACAAACCagttcttgattcttga
- the LOC106415516 gene encoding U-box domain-containing protein 4 isoform X1, with translation METAKRRTIETIVSKLSSVSEQTRAAALAELRLISKQDPESRPIIADAGAIPYLAETLYSSSPSSQENAAATLLNLSITSREPLMSSRGLLDALSHALRHHDTTTSPAAVQSSAAAIYSLLIAEESYRPVVGSKRDIIFSLIHVIRYQDSHPRSIKDALKALFAVALCPANRSTMISLGAIPALFSLIVKDSRCGIVEDATAVMAQVAGCEESEEGMRRVSGASVLADLLDPCTGSSLRIKENAVSALLNLARCGGDEARSEVASAVASGADEGAMEGIVYVAESGSNKGRKKAVDLLRLVSNDSRRFDRLISDNDNNPSSI, from the coding sequence ATGGAAACAGCAAAGCGCAGAACGATAGAAACCATCGTCTCCAAGCTCAGCTCCGTCTCCGAGCAGACCAGAGCCGCCGCTCTAGCCGAGCTCAGGCTCATCTCCAAACAAGACCCCGAAAGCCGTCCCATCATCGCCGACGCCGGAGCCATCCCCTACCTCGCCGAGACTCTATACTCCTCCTCCCCCTCCTCCCAGGAAAACGCCGCCGCGACCCTCCTCAACCTCTCCATCACCTCCCGCGAACCCCTCATGTCCTCTCGCGGCCTGCTCGACGCGCTCTCCCACGCGCTCCGCCACCACGACACCACCACCTCCCCCGCCGCGGTCCAGTCCTCCGCCGCCGCGATCTACAGCCTATTGATCGCGGAGGAGTCTTACCGCCCCGTCGTCGGATCGAAACGAGACATCATCTTCTCTCTCATCCACGTCATCAGGTACCAAGACTCGCACCCGAGATCGATCAAAGACGCGCTGAAGGCGCTCTTCGCCGTCGCTCTCTGCCCGGCGAACAGATCAACGATGATCTCCCTCGGCGCGATCCCGGCTCTCTTCTCCCTCATCGTGAAGGACTCGCGGTGCGGGATCGTGGAGGACGCGACGGCGGTTATGGCGCAGGTCGCCGGGTGCGAGGAGAGCGAGGAAGGGATGAGGAGAGTCTCCGGAGCCAGCGTGCTGGCGGATCTGCTGGATCCGTGCACCGGCTCGAGCCTTCGGATCAAGGAGAACGCGGTCAGCGCGCTTTTGAATTTAGCGAGGTGCGGCGGGGACGAAGCGCGTTCGGAAGTTGCGTCTGCGGTTGCGTCTGGTGCGGATGAAGGAGCTATGGAAGGGATCGTGTACGTTGCTGAGAGCGGGAGTAATAAAGGAAGGAAGAAGGCGGTTGATCTGTTGAGGCTCGTTTCAAACGATTCACGACGTTTCGATCGTCTGATCAGTGATAATGATAATAATCCGAGTAGTATCTGA